In Streptomyces sp. DG2A-72, one genomic interval encodes:
- a CDS encoding BlaI/MecI/CopY family transcriptional regulator, producing the protein MRRLGDLEAEIMDRFWRWQRPATVREIVDDINKERPLAYTTVMTVTNILYNKGWLLRGKQGRAWLYTPVRSREEYAAALMEDALGASEDRPVALAHFVQQMGPDEISALRKALRAAGRQAES; encoded by the coding sequence ATGCGGCGGCTGGGGGATCTCGAGGCGGAGATCATGGACCGCTTCTGGCGGTGGCAGCGGCCGGCGACGGTGCGGGAGATCGTCGACGACATCAACAAGGAGCGCCCGCTCGCCTACACGACCGTGATGACCGTGACCAACATCCTCTACAACAAGGGCTGGCTGCTGCGCGGCAAGCAGGGCCGGGCCTGGCTGTACACGCCGGTCCGCAGCCGTGAGGAGTACGCGGCGGCGCTCATGGAGGACGCGCTCGGCGCGAGCGAGGACCGTCCCGTGGCCCTGGCCCACTTCGTCCAGCAGATGGGTCCCGACGAGATCAGCGCCCTGCGCAAGGCATTGCGCGCGGCGGGGCGGCAGGCCGAGTCGTGA
- a CDS encoding M56 family metallopeptidase, with protein sequence MNAVPALLGYAAGVGFLAPRLLLHSAWPHRAPALAVAVWHGLTVSFTIAVALAAHHLASPTEHLHADLIGVLHSCGLTNATAAPDPTIIDRLAVGLPLLAVLLVLGCFVFEVLHGRRARTRHREVLDMVGRRSQHLRATILEHELPAAYCLPGHNPRVVVSAGALRLLSPGQLDAVLEHERSHIAGRHHLALAATEAFARVFRRLPLAHHAREQTAVLLEMIADDRALRRQSREVLASAMYEMAAAKAAPAGAFAVGGPSAVVRMRRVLIPQRRPHVALLGSVTAAAAVVPVLPLLFGCVPIIG encoded by the coding sequence GTGAACGCGGTGCCCGCGCTGCTCGGCTACGCGGCGGGAGTCGGTTTCCTCGCCCCGCGGCTGCTGCTGCACAGCGCCTGGCCGCACCGGGCGCCGGCCCTGGCCGTGGCCGTGTGGCACGGGCTGACCGTGTCGTTCACCATCGCTGTCGCGCTGGCCGCGCACCACCTCGCCAGCCCGACCGAGCACCTGCACGCCGACCTGATCGGCGTGCTGCATTCCTGCGGTCTGACCAACGCGACCGCCGCGCCCGACCCGACCATCATCGACCGCCTGGCGGTCGGTCTCCCGCTCTTGGCGGTGCTCCTCGTACTCGGCTGCTTCGTCTTCGAAGTGCTCCACGGCCGACGTGCCCGCACCCGTCACCGGGAAGTCCTGGACATGGTGGGCCGTCGCTCGCAGCACTTGCGCGCCACCATCCTTGAACACGAACTGCCCGCCGCCTACTGCCTCCCGGGACACAACCCGCGTGTCGTCGTCAGTGCGGGCGCCCTGCGGCTGCTCTCTCCCGGGCAACTCGATGCCGTACTCGAACACGAGCGTTCACACATCGCGGGCCGCCACCATCTGGCGCTGGCCGCCACGGAGGCGTTTGCCCGGGTCTTCCGACGACTTCCGCTCGCCCACCACGCCAGGGAGCAGACCGCAGTGCTCCTGGAGATGATCGCCGACGACCGGGCGCTGCGCCGCCAGTCTCGCGAGGTGCTGGCCTCGGCCATGTACGAGATGGCGGCGGCCAAGGCCGCCCCCGCGGGCGCGTTCGCGGTGGGTGGTCCGAGCGCCGTGGTCCGAATGCGGCGGGTGCTCATCCCGCAGCGGCGGCCGCATGTCGCGCTCCTTGGTTCGGTGACCGCCGCAGCGGCCGTGGTGCCGGTGCTCCCGCTGCTGTTCGGCTGCGTACCCATCATTGGATGA
- a CDS encoding C40 family peptidase, which yields MGSHRRPKPPSGPRLAVLAASAGAFSLLSTAQSQAAPKPSIEKVREEVEELYHDSEAGTEAYNTAQGKKAVLQKAANRAQERVAEQQAEINEIRSEMGPVAASQYRDGGLDPSVRLFLSADPDDYLEQVELLDRTSSRQISLLKSLQHKQRELAQTRAEALKKLEAARRAQEQMSEKKQEIQSKLRKAQKLLNSLTAEQRAELKAAEAEADRASGSSDSAATYNGPASGRARTAIEFAYAQLGKPYEWGSTGPNSYDCSGLTGASWRAAGVSLPRTVNQQYNAGRQVARSDLQPGDIIYWYNNSQHNGLYIGDGKAIHAPRTGKNIEITNLDSMPYFAATRP from the coding sequence ATGGGATCCCACCGCCGACCGAAGCCACCGAGCGGTCCCCGGCTCGCCGTACTGGCCGCCTCGGCGGGTGCGTTCTCCCTGCTGTCCACGGCACAGAGCCAGGCCGCACCGAAGCCCTCCATCGAGAAGGTGCGCGAAGAGGTCGAGGAGCTATACCACGACTCGGAGGCCGGCACCGAGGCGTACAACACCGCCCAGGGGAAGAAGGCGGTCCTGCAGAAGGCCGCCAACAGGGCACAGGAACGGGTGGCCGAGCAGCAGGCCGAGATCAACGAGATACGCAGCGAGATGGGCCCGGTAGCCGCCTCACAGTACCGAGACGGTGGCCTGGACCCGAGCGTGCGGCTCTTCCTGTCGGCCGACCCCGATGACTACCTGGAGCAGGTGGAGCTACTGGATCGTACGAGCTCCCGGCAGATCTCCCTGCTCAAGAGCCTTCAGCACAAGCAGCGGGAGCTCGCCCAGACGCGCGCCGAAGCGTTGAAGAAGCTTGAGGCGGCCCGCAGGGCCCAGGAGCAGATGAGCGAGAAGAAGCAGGAGATTCAGAGCAAGCTTCGCAAGGCCCAGAAGCTCCTGAACAGCCTCACCGCCGAACAGCGGGCCGAGCTCAAGGCCGCGGAGGCGGAGGCCGACCGCGCCTCCGGCAGCAGCGACAGCGCCGCCACCTACAACGGTCCCGCCAGCGGACGCGCCCGTACCGCGATCGAATTCGCCTACGCCCAGCTCGGCAAGCCCTACGAGTGGGGATCGACCGGCCCGAACTCCTACGACTGCTCCGGCCTGACCGGTGCCTCCTGGCGCGCCGCCGGCGTCTCGCTGCCCCGCACCGTCAACCAGCAGTACAACGCCGGCCGGCAGGTCGCCCGCTCCGACCTCCAGCCCGGCGACATCATCTACTGGTACAACAACAGCCAGCACAACGGCCTGTACATAGGCGACGGCAAGGCCATCCACGCACCGCGCACCGGCAAGAACATCGAGATCACCAATCTCGACTCCATGCCGTACTTCGCCGCCACGCGGCCCTGA
- a CDS encoding antibiotic biosynthesis monooxygenase has translation MNHRAVRTDHSTQCTEPVTAVFTWQVRPGKEAEFERWTHGITRSASRFPGNQGVAWLRPEDGHRFHAVVHFAGPERLSQWLTSRERADWHARIEDIATEISGERQSTTGMETWFSLPGTTVQSPPHWKMVLTTFLAAYPLVLLVQWLLVPYTTDWPLPLRAVVFPAVLLPTLTYVLMPRLSRLLRLWLYPAPSP, from the coding sequence ATGAACCACAGAGCCGTCCGTACGGACCACAGCACCCAGTGCACCGAACCGGTCACGGCCGTCTTCACCTGGCAGGTACGCCCCGGAAAGGAAGCCGAGTTCGAGCGGTGGACGCATGGCATCACACGCAGCGCGTCGCGGTTCCCGGGGAACCAGGGGGTCGCCTGGCTGCGCCCCGAGGACGGGCACCGCTTCCACGCGGTGGTGCACTTCGCCGGCCCGGAGCGGCTGTCGCAGTGGCTGACGTCCCGGGAGCGGGCGGACTGGCACGCACGGATCGAGGACATCGCCACCGAGATCAGCGGCGAGCGGCAGTCGACCACCGGGATGGAGACGTGGTTCAGCCTGCCCGGCACGACGGTGCAGTCCCCGCCCCACTGGAAGATGGTGCTGACCACGTTCCTCGCGGCGTATCCGCTCGTTCTGCTGGTCCAGTGGCTGCTCGTGCCCTACACGACCGACTGGCCGCTGCCGCTGCGCGCTGTGGTCTTCCCGGCGGTACTGCTGCCGACGCTGACTTATGTGCTGATGCCGCGTCTCAGCCGACTGTTGCGGCTGTGGCTCTATCCCGCGCCCTCACCCTAG
- a CDS encoding TetR/AcrR family transcriptional regulator has translation MPKLWNETIEAHRRDVRDAILDNTAALATEKGPLAVTMSQIAEKVGIGRATLYKYFPDVEAILHAWHARAIAGHLAQLTEVRDRTDGPGARLEAVLEAYALITHESHGHHDTDLGAFLHQDSGNHLAHAHQHLHHLVQELVTEAARAGDVRDDIPPAELTRYCLSALAAARTLQSETAVRRLVTVTLAGMRPPQH, from the coding sequence GTGCCGAAGCTGTGGAACGAGACGATCGAGGCGCACCGCCGGGACGTGCGCGACGCCATCCTGGACAACACCGCCGCCCTGGCGACTGAGAAGGGCCCGCTGGCGGTGACGATGTCTCAGATCGCGGAGAAGGTCGGTATCGGGCGCGCCACTCTGTACAAATACTTTCCGGACGTCGAAGCGATCCTGCACGCCTGGCACGCGCGCGCGATCGCCGGTCACCTCGCCCAGCTGACGGAAGTCCGGGACCGCACCGACGGACCCGGCGCCCGCCTCGAAGCGGTGCTGGAGGCCTACGCCCTCATCACCCACGAATCACACGGCCACCACGACACGGACCTCGGCGCCTTCCTCCACCAGGACAGCGGCAACCACCTTGCCCACGCGCACCAGCACCTTCACCACCTGGTCCAAGAGCTGGTGACCGAGGCAGCACGGGCCGGCGACGTCAGGGACGACATCCCACCGGCCGAGCTCACGCGCTACTGCCTCAGCGCCCTCGCGGCAGCACGAACCCTGCAGTCCGAGACCGCCGTGCGGCGCCTTGTCACGGTCACCCTCGCCGGCATGCGCCCTCCACAGCACTGA
- a CDS encoding DUF5134 domain-containing protein, with protein MTWTLAAVAALVAGMSAARLAAADSGEARFAAGGDVLMAGGMAAMFLPATAASFGDHGLWWVTGFSAVGFGSVALAVRHARLHGWRQGRRWAHHIIGSAAMVIMTLAMPGTDSGPVLALGGHSMAGTGHGHGHGSAGTTHGHEMAGMAEEAGSAGHSSGMTGHDMTTGATESAAAGGSASAWRVVLIALAIYFLLSIVASVWARLRGTDRRAGAGRGAGRGHWARRLLALPDAIVVFVASLALSVWDKARLGGTKRRAHAAGGNRSRRRPPGTSPGAALTAHIGMGGTMCAMLVMMAA; from the coding sequence ATGACTTGGACGCTGGCGGCGGTGGCCGCCCTCGTGGCCGGCATGAGCGCAGCCCGACTGGCCGCTGCCGACAGTGGAGAGGCCCGGTTCGCAGCCGGAGGCGACGTCCTCATGGCCGGCGGCATGGCCGCGATGTTCCTGCCCGCTACGGCCGCCAGTTTCGGGGACCACGGTCTGTGGTGGGTGACGGGGTTCAGCGCCGTCGGCTTCGGCAGCGTGGCCCTGGCCGTACGCCACGCTCGGTTGCACGGCTGGCGACAAGGCCGCCGCTGGGCGCATCACATCATCGGCAGTGCCGCGATGGTCATCATGACGCTGGCCATGCCGGGCACCGACTCCGGGCCGGTCCTGGCTCTGGGCGGGCATTCGATGGCCGGTACGGGGCATGGGCACGGGCACGGATCCGCCGGGACAACCCACGGCCACGAGATGGCGGGGATGGCCGAGGAGGCGGGCAGCGCGGGCCACTCCTCGGGGATGACTGGCCACGACATGACGACTGGCGCCACCGAAAGCGCCGCCGCGGGAGGATCGGCCTCTGCGTGGCGTGTCGTATTGATCGCCTTGGCCATCTACTTCCTGCTTTCGATCGTCGCGTCCGTATGGGCGCGGCTCCGCGGCACCGACCGGCGGGCGGGTGCGGGCCGCGGTGCCGGCAGGGGCCACTGGGCACGGCGACTTCTCGCCCTGCCCGACGCGATCGTGGTTTTCGTCGCGTCCCTGGCCCTCTCCGTCTGGGACAAGGCCCGCCTGGGAGGGACCAAGCGCCGGGCACATGCGGCAGGGGGCAACCGGAGCCGTCGTCGCCCGCCCGGCACATCACCGGGCGCGGCCCTGACAGCCCACATCGGCATGGGCGGCACCATGTGCGCCATGCTCGTCATGATGGCCGCCTGA
- a CDS encoding F510_1955 family glycosylhydrolase translates to MNKRPAAVAATALALALVLAACSDSGDSEEPTGKSAGARTTVSHIHGLGVDPTDQRLYVATHEGVYTPDAKGEPELVGNSRDDFMGFTVAGAKTFYASGHPTSGGNKGLIKSADAGKTWKSLSLSGESDFHALDFAHGTVYGYDSTNGLVRTTKDGVSWKDGARLEAWDIAVSPTDPGVVLATTAEGVSRSGDGGTTFTHGQRPVMMAFLSWTAKDALHGIDTSGALNRSTDGGTTWQKVATLPGGQPQALTAVSAAHVLAATQTGVFESKDGGKTFKKRLAVASGGGHVIG, encoded by the coding sequence ATGAACAAGCGCCCCGCCGCCGTGGCAGCCACTGCCCTGGCTCTCGCCCTTGTCCTGGCCGCCTGCTCCGACAGCGGAGACAGTGAGGAGCCGACCGGCAAGTCCGCCGGTGCAAGGACGACCGTGAGCCACATCCACGGTCTCGGTGTGGACCCGACCGACCAGCGTCTCTACGTCGCCACCCATGAAGGCGTCTACACCCCCGATGCCAAGGGGGAGCCCGAGCTGGTGGGCAACAGCAGGGACGACTTCATGGGCTTCACCGTGGCCGGCGCGAAGACCTTCTACGCCAGCGGCCACCCCACCTCCGGCGGGAACAAGGGGCTCATCAAGAGCGCCGACGCGGGCAAGACCTGGAAGTCCCTGTCCCTGTCCGGCGAGTCCGACTTCCACGCTCTGGACTTCGCCCACGGCACGGTCTACGGCTACGACTCCACCAACGGCCTGGTCCGCACGACCAAGGACGGCGTCTCCTGGAAGGACGGGGCCCGGCTCGAAGCCTGGGACATAGCAGTCAGCCCCACAGACCCCGGCGTCGTCCTGGCCACCACCGCGGAGGGAGTCTCCCGAAGCGGCGACGGCGGGACGACCTTCACCCATGGTCAGCGGCCCGTGATGATGGCCTTCCTTTCCTGGACCGCGAAGGACGCTCTCCATGGCATCGACACCTCCGGCGCCCTGAACCGCAGTACGGATGGCGGCACCACGTGGCAAAAGGTCGCCACCCTGCCGGGCGGGCAGCCACAGGCGCTCACCGCTGTCAGCGCCGCGCACGTCCTCGCCGCCACCCAGACCGGGGTGTTCGAGTCGAAGGACGGCGGCAAGACGTTCAAGAAGCGCCTGGCCGTGGCGTCGGGCGGGGGTCATGTGATCGGCTGA
- a CDS encoding DUF305 domain-containing protein, which produces MTAHNSGLRRRLRRRIAIVSAVAAGGLLLAACGGDGMEGMDHGSGSSASVTSTPTAADNPAPGAFNDADVMFAQMMIPHHEQALEMSKLADGRASDAEIKTLAGDIEKAQDPEIQTMRSWLKAWGKPESAEESMPGMDHGSGGMDHGSGMSGMMSEEDMQKIEAAKGTEFDRMFAEMMIEHHKGAITMAEDEQKNGRNATAKKLAADVVKTQSAEVEKFEKILDRL; this is translated from the coding sequence ATGACTGCGCACAACTCTGGCCTGCGCCGCCGCCTTCGTCGCCGTATCGCGATCGTGAGTGCCGTGGCGGCGGGTGGACTGCTGCTCGCCGCCTGCGGCGGGGACGGCATGGAGGGCATGGACCACGGGAGCGGCAGCTCCGCCTCCGTCACGTCCACCCCGACGGCGGCTGACAACCCGGCGCCCGGCGCCTTCAACGACGCGGACGTCATGTTCGCGCAGATGATGATCCCGCACCACGAGCAGGCTCTGGAGATGTCCAAGCTCGCGGACGGCCGGGCCTCCGACGCGGAGATCAAGACCCTGGCCGGGGACATCGAGAAGGCCCAGGATCCCGAGATCCAGACCATGAGGTCCTGGCTGAAGGCCTGGGGCAAGCCGGAGTCCGCCGAAGAGAGCATGCCCGGCATGGACCACGGGTCCGGTGGCATGGACCACGGGTCTGGAATGTCCGGAATGATGTCCGAAGAGGACATGCAGAAGATCGAGGCCGCCAAGGGCACCGAGTTCGACCGGATGTTCGCGGAGATGATGATCGAGCACCACAAGGGCGCGATCACCATGGCGGAGGACGAGCAGAAGAACGGCCGTAACGCCACGGCCAAGAAGCTCGCCGCCGACGTCGTGAAGACCCAGTCCGCCGAGGTCGAGAAGTTCGAGAAGATCCTCGACCGGCTCTGA
- a CDS encoding NADH-quinone oxidoreductase subunit N: protein MTGMNENPLDLLPEVLLAASAVLGLLLGAWLPRRRQWLTGALAGTACTVGIVAAAIAAAKPVETVFGESFALDTLTATSRIVILGATLLVLALAMPRLYGDPRETEFYVLLQLSSAGALMLAGAQDLLLLAAGYLLAGVPAYALAGFRKDGPGTEAALKFYVVGALLGVLMLAGITVLLAAGRVTAYPMLRTELAEAPAGLVAVGTLALLAGVLFKAGGVPGHFWVPDAVQGSSAPVAAFLTTIPKIGALAAFYRLAVVPLADADLPWADLVAVLSVASMTLGNLAAFFQQDVKRLLAYSTISQVGYLLLPVAVAGRTDLDQEALLYYLAGYALTNLGAFAVVCALPEAHTIDDYRGLARTHPALLASLVVCLLGLVGTPPTAVFLGKLEAFSAAFDGGYAWLAVVAAVNTVASLFYYLRWIAPAFLARGPADDPGATSRSAALVAYGAATASVVLGVLGGTVLDMLGGPLAR from the coding sequence ATGACCGGGATGAACGAGAACCCCCTCGACCTCCTGCCCGAGGTCCTGCTCGCCGCCTCCGCCGTCCTCGGTCTGCTGCTCGGGGCGTGGCTGCCGCGCCGCCGCCAGTGGCTGACCGGGGCCCTGGCGGGAACGGCCTGCACCGTGGGGATCGTGGCCGCCGCGATTGCCGCGGCCAAGCCCGTGGAGACGGTTTTCGGCGAGTCCTTCGCCCTGGACACGCTTACGGCCACCAGCAGGATCGTCATCCTCGGCGCCACGCTGCTGGTTCTCGCGCTCGCCATGCCGCGCCTGTACGGCGACCCGCGCGAGACCGAGTTCTACGTCCTGCTCCAACTCTCCTCCGCAGGCGCCCTGATGCTGGCCGGAGCCCAGGATCTTCTGCTCCTCGCCGCCGGCTACCTGCTGGCCGGCGTGCCCGCCTACGCGCTCGCCGGGTTCCGCAAGGACGGCCCCGGAACCGAGGCGGCCCTGAAGTTCTATGTGGTCGGCGCGCTCCTCGGCGTTCTGATGCTCGCCGGCATCACCGTCCTCCTCGCCGCCGGGCGAGTTACGGCGTATCCCATGCTGCGCACCGAACTCGCCGAGGCCCCGGCGGGACTGGTGGCGGTCGGCACGCTCGCGCTGCTCGCCGGTGTCCTGTTCAAGGCCGGCGGCGTGCCCGGCCACTTCTGGGTGCCGGACGCTGTCCAGGGCAGCTCGGCGCCTGTCGCTGCCTTCCTCACCACGATCCCCAAGATCGGAGCCCTGGCCGCGTTCTACCGGCTCGCCGTCGTGCCGCTCGCGGACGCCGACCTGCCGTGGGCCGACCTGGTGGCCGTGCTCTCGGTGGCCTCGATGACGTTGGGCAACCTGGCGGCCTTCTTCCAGCAGGACGTCAAACGACTCCTCGCGTACTCCACCATCAGCCAGGTCGGCTATCTCCTGCTCCCAGTGGCCGTCGCCGGGCGCACCGACCTCGACCAGGAGGCGCTGCTGTACTACCTGGCCGGGTACGCGCTGACCAACCTCGGCGCCTTCGCTGTCGTCTGCGCACTTCCCGAGGCCCACACCATCGACGACTACCGGGGCCTGGCGCGGACGCACCCGGCCCTGCTGGCCTCGCTCGTCGTCTGCCTGCTCGGCCTGGTGGGCACGCCCCCGACCGCCGTCTTCCTCGGCAAGCTGGAAGCCTTCAGCGCGGCCTTCGACGGCGGCTACGCATGGCTGGCGGTCGTCGCGGCCGTCAATACGGTGGCTTCCCTCTTCTACTACCTGCGCTGGATCGCCCCAGCGTTTCTCGCACGCGGACCCGCGGATGATCCGGGTGCGACGTCAAGATCAGCGGCCCTCGTCGCCTACGGGGCGGCCACCGCATCCGTCGTACTCGGAGTGCTCGGCGGGACCGTCCTGGACATGCTGGGCGGACCGCTCGCGCGCTGA
- a CDS encoding NuoM family protein — protein sequence MLTAIVLLPTAMAALLLCVPRSAPRRLFLTAWVATAAADLVLTVIVWAGYEHGGGMQYETQARWIPSAGISYHVGVDGLSLPLVAVTCVLFLACAAYAWRQTRRPREFAALFLFLQTTCLGLFVALDLILFFVFFDLSIVAMYFIIAGWGHKGASRAALKFFLYTFIGSLALLLGFIGLYLAAEPHTFDIVELTSANPLAGRTTYGALVLLAVAVGLAVKTPTVPFHTWLPPAHTDAPAAGSAILAGVLLKMGTYGFLRIAMPVLPDAWRDYALVFVVIGVVSVLYGALVALAQTDFKRMVAYTSVNHMGYIILAIGAAGAVGTGQDEARRLAVTGSVFQMVSHGLLTGALFLLSGVLYERGRTYEMSAYSGVAGRAPVFAALTGVAAFASLGLPGFSGFIAEFQILTGSLGPEPVATGLAVLGILLTAGLFLRALQQVFLGPLRLPVAAPGADRPFPDIRLHEGLAIVPLLALGVVLGLAPRFVLDVIEPASRIVLELLAR from the coding sequence GTGCTCACGGCCATCGTCCTGCTCCCGACCGCCATGGCGGCCCTCCTGCTGTGCGTGCCGCGCAGCGCGCCCCGCCGCCTGTTCCTGACGGCCTGGGTGGCGACCGCCGCAGCCGACCTGGTCCTGACGGTGATCGTCTGGGCGGGCTATGAGCACGGCGGGGGCATGCAGTACGAGACCCAGGCCCGCTGGATCCCCAGTGCGGGCATCAGCTACCACGTCGGAGTCGACGGCCTGTCCCTGCCCCTGGTGGCCGTCACCTGCGTGCTCTTCCTCGCCTGCGCCGCGTACGCCTGGCGCCAGACCCGACGGCCCAGGGAGTTCGCGGCCCTGTTCCTGTTCCTCCAGACCACGTGCCTCGGCCTGTTCGTCGCCCTCGACCTGATCCTGTTCTTCGTCTTCTTCGACCTGTCCATCGTGGCGATGTACTTCATCATCGCCGGGTGGGGACACAAGGGCGCCTCCCGCGCCGCGCTGAAGTTCTTCCTCTACACCTTCATCGGCTCCCTCGCCCTGCTGCTGGGCTTCATCGGCCTGTACCTGGCAGCCGAGCCCCACACCTTCGACATCGTCGAGCTGACCAGCGCCAACCCATTGGCCGGACGCACCACTTACGGCGCTCTCGTCCTCCTCGCCGTGGCCGTCGGACTGGCGGTCAAGACCCCGACCGTGCCCTTCCACACCTGGCTGCCGCCCGCCCACACCGACGCCCCGGCCGCCGGATCGGCGATCCTCGCCGGCGTGCTGCTGAAGATGGGCACCTACGGCTTCCTGCGCATCGCCATGCCCGTCCTGCCCGACGCCTGGCGGGACTACGCCCTCGTCTTCGTCGTCATCGGCGTGGTCTCCGTGCTGTACGGCGCGCTGGTCGCCCTCGCCCAGACCGACTTCAAACGGATGGTCGCGTACACCTCCGTCAACCACATGGGCTACATCATCCTGGCCATCGGGGCGGCAGGTGCGGTCGGCACCGGGCAGGACGAGGCCCGCCGACTCGCCGTCACCGGGTCCGTCTTCCAGATGGTCAGTCACGGCCTGCTGACCGGGGCGCTGTTCCTGCTGTCCGGCGTGCTGTACGAGCGCGGGCGTACGTACGAGATGTCCGCGTACTCCGGGGTGGCCGGGCGGGCGCCGGTCTTCGCCGCGCTGACCGGCGTCGCCGCCTTCGCCTCCCTCGGGCTGCCGGGCTTCTCCGGCTTCATCGCCGAGTTCCAGATCCTCACCGGGAGCCTGGGGCCGGAACCGGTCGCCACCGGCCTGGCCGTGCTCGGGATCCTGCTCACCGCGGGCCTGTTCCTGCGTGCCCTGCAACAGGTCTTCCTCGGACCGCTGCGGCTGCCGGTCGCCGCGCCCGGTGCGGACCGGCCGTTCCCCGACATCCGCCTCCACGAAGGGCTCGCGATCGTCCCGCTGCTGGCCTTGGGTGTCGTCCTCGGCCTCGCTCCGCGGTTCGTCCTCGACGTCATCGAACCCGCCTCGCGCATCGTGCTGGAGCTGCTCGCGCGATGA